A window of Colius striatus isolate bColStr4 chromosome 29, bColStr4.1.hap1, whole genome shotgun sequence contains these coding sequences:
- the NPR1 gene encoding atrial natriuretic peptide receptor 1 isoform X5 — protein MLAVLAVLCGAVTAAAAETTGTAALTLAVVLPERNLTYPWAWPRVGPAVRLAAAAVNSRPDLLPGFTLRWVFGSSEDGHGVCSEMAAPLAAVDLQLAHHPAAFLGPGCVYTAAPVARFTSHWQLPLVTAGAEAHGFDDKQEQFGLTTRAGPSHRKLGELGVQLHRRFNWTRRALLVYWDEKVDDRPYFFAAEGLYVQLPTLRNLTVVDVVFRDSSNFSFIIQEIKHKGRVVYVCCAPETFRELMLQAEREGLTGGDFAFFYIDIFGASLQGNGFPEPQRPWHRGDRHDASARRAFEAVTIITYKEPENPEYRPFLARLKEEALAHFNFSMKDGLMNFIAAAFHDGVLLYAQAVNETLQRGGSITNATAITRQMWNRTFYGVTGFLKIDENGDRESDYSLWDMDPARGDFQIVANYNGTTKKIQMVPGREIHWPGNAVPSDVPPCGFDSSDPLCGRANLSTLEVLSLVVSLILLAIAITSFFIYRKLRLEKELEAELWRIRWEDVQMSSLEKHLRSAGSRLTLSLGNLVAVKHLNRKRIELTRKVLFELKHMRDVQNEHLTRFIGACTDPPNICILTEYCPRGSLQDILENESITLDWMFRYSLTLDIVKGMQFLHNGVIVSHGNLKSSNCVVDSRFVLKITDYGLESFRVVPDGEDSHALFAKKLWTAPELLRMESPPARGTQKGDVYSFGIILQEIALRNGVFYVEGLDLSPKEIIERVKSGERPSFRPSASVGCHMEELGQLMQHCWAEDVLERPDFNQIKVQLRKFNRESSSNILDNLLSRMEQYANNLEELVEERTQAYLEEKRKAEALLYQILPHSVAEQLKRGETVQAEAFDSVTIYFSDIVGFTALSAESTPMQVVTLLNDLYTCFDAIIDNFDVYKVETIGDAYMVVSGLPVRNGKLHAREVARMALALLDAVRSFRIRHRPQQQLRLRIGIHTGPVCAGVVGLKMPRYCLFGDTVNTASRMESNGEALKIHISAVTKAVLEEFGCFELELRGDVEMKGKGKLRTYWLLGERGGSTRG, from the exons ATGCTGGCGGTGCTGGCCGTGCTCTGCGGCGCGGtgacggcggcggcggcggagacGACGGGAACAGCCGCGCTGACTTTAGCGGTGGTGTTGCCCGAACGCAACCTCACCTACCCGTGGGCTTGGCCACGCGTGGGACCGGCGGTCCGCttggccgccgccgccgtcaACTCCCGGCCCGATTTATTACCCGGCTTTACCCTCCGCTGGGTCTTCGGCAGCAGCGAGGATGGGCACGGGGTCTGCTCCGAGATGGCAGCGCCTTTGGCCGCCGTCGACCTGCAGCTCGCTCATCACCCCGCCGCCTTCCTGGGACCCGGGTGCGTTTACACGGCGGCGCCGGTCGCCCGGTTCACCAGCCACTGGCAGCTCCCGCTGGTGACGGCGGGTGCCGAAGCTCACGGCTTCGACGACAAGCAGGAGCAGTTCGGTTTGACCACCCGCGCCGGTCCCAGCCACCGCAAACTGGGCGAACTGGGTGTGCAGCTCCATCGCCGCTTCAACTGGACGCGCCGGGCTCTGCTGGTGTACTGGGATGAGAAGGTGGATGACCGGCCGTACTTCTTTGCCGCCGAGGGGCTGTACGTGCAGCTGCCCACCCTGCGCAACCTCACGGTCGTGGACGTCGTGTTCCGCGACAGCAGCAACTTCTCCTTCATCATCCAGGAGATCAAGCACAAGGGACGTG TCGTCTACGTGTGCTGCGCCCCGGAGACGTTCCGGGAGCTGATGCTGCAGGCGGAGCGCGAGGGGCTGACGGGCGGCGACTTCGCCTTCTTCTACATCGACATCTTCGGGGCCAGTCTGCAGGGCAACGGCTTCCCCGAGCCCCAGcggccctggcacaggggagATCGCCACGATGCCAGCGCCAGGAGAGCCTTCGAG GCCGTCACCATCATCACCTACAAGGAGCCCGAAAACCCCGAGTACCGGCCCTTCCTGGCACGGCTGAAGGAGGAGGCGCTCGCCCACTTCAACTTCTCCATGAAGGACGGCTTG ATGAACTTCATCGCTGCCGCCTTCCACGACGGGGTTCTGCTCTACGCTCAGGCCGTCAACGAGACGCTGCAGCGGGGCGGCTCCATCACCAACGCCACGGCCATCACCCGCCAGATGTGGAACCGAACCTTCTACG GTGTCACAGGCTTCCTGAAGATCGATGAGAACGGGGACCGGGAGAGCGATTACTCGCTGTGGGACATGGACCCGGCGCGGGGGGACTTCCAG ATCGTGGCCAACTACAACGGCACCACCAAGAAGATCCAGATGGTGCCAGGCCGTGAGATCCACTGGCCGGGGAACGCGGTTCCGTCCGACGTCCCTCCCTGTGGCTTCGACAGCAGCGACCCGCTGTGCGGCAGAG CCAACCTGTCCACCCTGGAGGTCCTGTCCCTCGTGGTCAGCCTGATCCTCCTGGCCATCGCCATCACCTCCTTCTTCATCTACAG GAAGCTGCGGCtggagaaggagctggaggCCGAGCTGTGGCGGATCCGCTGGGAGGACGTGCAGATGAGCAGCCTGGAGAAGCACCTCCGGAGCGCTGGCAGCAGGCTCACCCTGTCCCTG GGTAACCTCGTGGCGGTGAAGCACCTGAACCGCAAGCGCATCGAGCTGACGCGTAAGGTCTTGTTCGAGCTGAAGCAC ATGAGGGATGTCCAAAATGAGCATCTGACCCGCTTCATCGGAGCCTGCACCGACCCCCCCAACATCTGCATCCTCACGGAGTATTGTCCACGTGGCAGCCTGCAG gacaTCTTGGAGAACGAGAGCATCACTCTGGACTGGATGTTTCGCTATTCCCTCACCCTTGACATCGTCAAG GGGATGCAGTTCCTACACAATGGGGTGATTGTCTCCCATGGGAACCTCAAGTCCTCCAACTGCGTGGTGGACAGTCGCTTTGTGCTGAAGATCACGGACTATGGGCTCGAGAGCTTCCGTGTGGTCCCCGATGGAGAGGACTCCCACGCTCTCTTCGCCA agaagctgtggacagcacctgagctgctgaggaTGGAGTCCCCACCAGCCCGTGGCACGCAGAAGGGTGACGTGTACAGCTTCGGCATCATCCTCCAAGAGATCGCCCTGCGCAACGGCGTCTTCTACGTGGAGGGGCTGGACCTCAGCCCCAAAG AGATCATTGAGAGGGTGAAGAGTGGGGAGCGCCCCAGCTTCCGCCCCTCAGCCAGCGTGGGCTGTCACATGGAGGAGCTGGGCCAGCTgatgcagcactgctgggccgAGGACGTCCTGGAGCGCCCCGACTTCAACCAGATCAAGGTCCAGCTCCGCAAGTTCAACAG ggagagcagcagcaacatCCTGGACAACCTGCTGTCACGCATGGAGCAGTATGCCAACAACCTGGAGGAGCTGGTGGAGGAGAGGACCCAAGCCTACCTGGAGGAGAAGCGCAAGGCCGAGGCTCTCCTCTACCAGATCCTGCCCCA CTCGGTGGCAGAGCAGCTGAAGCGGGGGGAGACGGTGCAGGCAGAAGCTTTCGACAGCGTCACCATCTACTTCAGCGACATCGTGGGCTTCACGGCGCTGTCGGCCGAGAGCACCCCCATGCAGGTGGTGACGCTGCTCAACGACCTCTACACGTGTTTCGATGCCATCATCGACAACTTCGACGTCTACAAG GTGGAGACCATTGGGGACGCCTACATGGTGGTGTCGGGGCTGCCGGTGCGCAACGGGAAGCTGCACGCGCGGGAGGTCGCTCGCATGGCCCTGGCGCTGCTGGACGCCGTCCGCTCCTTCCGCATCCGCCACCGGCCGCAGCAGCAGCTCCGGCTGCGCATCGGCATCCACACGG GCCCCGTCTGCGCCGGCGTCGTGGGGCTCAAAATGCCCCGGTACTGCCTCTTCGGGGACACGGTGAACACGGCCTCGAGGATGGAGTCCAACGGCGAag CCCTGAAGATCCACATCTCAGCTGTGACCAAGGCGGTGCTGGAGGAGTTCGGCTGCTTCGAGCTGGAGCTGCGGGGGGATGTGGAGATGAag GGCAAGGGGAAGCTCAGGACCTACTGGCTGCTGGGGGAGCGCGGGGGGAGCACCCGGGGCTGA
- the NPR1 gene encoding atrial natriuretic peptide receptor 1 isoform X4 — MLAVLAVLCGAVTAAAAETTGTAALTLAVVLPERNLTYPWAWPRVGPAVRLAAAAVNSRPDLLPGFTLRWVFGSSEDGHGVCSEMAAPLAAVDLQLAHHPAAFLGPGCVYTAAPVARFTSHWQLPLVTAGAEAHGFDDKQEQFGLTTRAGPSHRKLGELGVQLHRRFNWTRRALLVYWDEKVDDRPYFFAAEGLYVQLPTLRNLTVVDVVFRDSSNFSFIIQEIKHKGRVVYVCCAPETFRELMLQAEREGLTGGDFAFFYIDIFGASLQGNGFPEPQRPWHRGDRHDASARRAFEAVTIITYKEPENPEYRPFLARLKEEALAHFNFSMKDGLMNFIAAAFHDGVLLYAQAVNETLQRGGSITNATAITRQMWNRTFYGVTGFLKIDENGDRESDYSLWDMDPARGDFQIVANYNGTTKKIQMVPGREIHWPGNAVPSDVPPCGFDSSDPLCGRANLSTLEVLSLVVSLILLAIAITSFFIYRKLRLEKELEAELWRIRWEDVQMSSLEKHLRSAGSRLTLSLGSNYGSLMTTDGQIQGNLVAVKHLNRKRIELTRKVLFELKHMRDVQNEHLTRFIGACTDPPNICILTEYCPRGSLQDILENESITLDWMFRYSLTLDIVKGMQFLHNGVIVSHGNLKSSNCVVDSRFVLKITDYGLESFRVVPDGEDSHALFAKKLWTAPELLRMESPPARGTQKGDVYSFGIILQEIALRNGVFYVEGLDLSPKEIIERVKSGERPSFRPSASVGCHMEELGQLMQHCWAEDVLERPDFNQIKVQLRKFNRESSSNILDNLLSRMEQYANNLEELVEERTQAYLEEKRKAEALLYQILPHSVAEQLKRGETVQAEAFDSVTIYFSDIVGFTALSAESTPMQVVTLLNDLYTCFDAIIDNFDVYKVETIGDAYMVVSGLPVRNGKLHAREVARMALALLDAVRSFRIRHRPQQQLRLRIGIHTGPVCAGVVGLKMPRYCLFGDTVNTASRMESNGEALKIHISAVTKAVLEEFGCFELELRGDVEMKGKGKLRTYWLLGERGGSTRG, encoded by the exons ATGCTGGCGGTGCTGGCCGTGCTCTGCGGCGCGGtgacggcggcggcggcggagacGACGGGAACAGCCGCGCTGACTTTAGCGGTGGTGTTGCCCGAACGCAACCTCACCTACCCGTGGGCTTGGCCACGCGTGGGACCGGCGGTCCGCttggccgccgccgccgtcaACTCCCGGCCCGATTTATTACCCGGCTTTACCCTCCGCTGGGTCTTCGGCAGCAGCGAGGATGGGCACGGGGTCTGCTCCGAGATGGCAGCGCCTTTGGCCGCCGTCGACCTGCAGCTCGCTCATCACCCCGCCGCCTTCCTGGGACCCGGGTGCGTTTACACGGCGGCGCCGGTCGCCCGGTTCACCAGCCACTGGCAGCTCCCGCTGGTGACGGCGGGTGCCGAAGCTCACGGCTTCGACGACAAGCAGGAGCAGTTCGGTTTGACCACCCGCGCCGGTCCCAGCCACCGCAAACTGGGCGAACTGGGTGTGCAGCTCCATCGCCGCTTCAACTGGACGCGCCGGGCTCTGCTGGTGTACTGGGATGAGAAGGTGGATGACCGGCCGTACTTCTTTGCCGCCGAGGGGCTGTACGTGCAGCTGCCCACCCTGCGCAACCTCACGGTCGTGGACGTCGTGTTCCGCGACAGCAGCAACTTCTCCTTCATCATCCAGGAGATCAAGCACAAGGGACGTG TCGTCTACGTGTGCTGCGCCCCGGAGACGTTCCGGGAGCTGATGCTGCAGGCGGAGCGCGAGGGGCTGACGGGCGGCGACTTCGCCTTCTTCTACATCGACATCTTCGGGGCCAGTCTGCAGGGCAACGGCTTCCCCGAGCCCCAGcggccctggcacaggggagATCGCCACGATGCCAGCGCCAGGAGAGCCTTCGAG GCCGTCACCATCATCACCTACAAGGAGCCCGAAAACCCCGAGTACCGGCCCTTCCTGGCACGGCTGAAGGAGGAGGCGCTCGCCCACTTCAACTTCTCCATGAAGGACGGCTTG ATGAACTTCATCGCTGCCGCCTTCCACGACGGGGTTCTGCTCTACGCTCAGGCCGTCAACGAGACGCTGCAGCGGGGCGGCTCCATCACCAACGCCACGGCCATCACCCGCCAGATGTGGAACCGAACCTTCTACG GTGTCACAGGCTTCCTGAAGATCGATGAGAACGGGGACCGGGAGAGCGATTACTCGCTGTGGGACATGGACCCGGCGCGGGGGGACTTCCAG ATCGTGGCCAACTACAACGGCACCACCAAGAAGATCCAGATGGTGCCAGGCCGTGAGATCCACTGGCCGGGGAACGCGGTTCCGTCCGACGTCCCTCCCTGTGGCTTCGACAGCAGCGACCCGCTGTGCGGCAGAG CCAACCTGTCCACCCTGGAGGTCCTGTCCCTCGTGGTCAGCCTGATCCTCCTGGCCATCGCCATCACCTCCTTCTTCATCTACAG GAAGCTGCGGCtggagaaggagctggaggCCGAGCTGTGGCGGATCCGCTGGGAGGACGTGCAGATGAGCAGCCTGGAGAAGCACCTCCGGAGCGCTGGCAGCAGGCTCACCCTGTCCCTG GGCTCCAACTACGGCTCGCTGATGACCACGGACGGGCAGATCCAG GGTAACCTCGTGGCGGTGAAGCACCTGAACCGCAAGCGCATCGAGCTGACGCGTAAGGTCTTGTTCGAGCTGAAGCAC ATGAGGGATGTCCAAAATGAGCATCTGACCCGCTTCATCGGAGCCTGCACCGACCCCCCCAACATCTGCATCCTCACGGAGTATTGTCCACGTGGCAGCCTGCAG gacaTCTTGGAGAACGAGAGCATCACTCTGGACTGGATGTTTCGCTATTCCCTCACCCTTGACATCGTCAAG GGGATGCAGTTCCTACACAATGGGGTGATTGTCTCCCATGGGAACCTCAAGTCCTCCAACTGCGTGGTGGACAGTCGCTTTGTGCTGAAGATCACGGACTATGGGCTCGAGAGCTTCCGTGTGGTCCCCGATGGAGAGGACTCCCACGCTCTCTTCGCCA agaagctgtggacagcacctgagctgctgaggaTGGAGTCCCCACCAGCCCGTGGCACGCAGAAGGGTGACGTGTACAGCTTCGGCATCATCCTCCAAGAGATCGCCCTGCGCAACGGCGTCTTCTACGTGGAGGGGCTGGACCTCAGCCCCAAAG AGATCATTGAGAGGGTGAAGAGTGGGGAGCGCCCCAGCTTCCGCCCCTCAGCCAGCGTGGGCTGTCACATGGAGGAGCTGGGCCAGCTgatgcagcactgctgggccgAGGACGTCCTGGAGCGCCCCGACTTCAACCAGATCAAGGTCCAGCTCCGCAAGTTCAACAG ggagagcagcagcaacatCCTGGACAACCTGCTGTCACGCATGGAGCAGTATGCCAACAACCTGGAGGAGCTGGTGGAGGAGAGGACCCAAGCCTACCTGGAGGAGAAGCGCAAGGCCGAGGCTCTCCTCTACCAGATCCTGCCCCA CTCGGTGGCAGAGCAGCTGAAGCGGGGGGAGACGGTGCAGGCAGAAGCTTTCGACAGCGTCACCATCTACTTCAGCGACATCGTGGGCTTCACGGCGCTGTCGGCCGAGAGCACCCCCATGCAGGTGGTGACGCTGCTCAACGACCTCTACACGTGTTTCGATGCCATCATCGACAACTTCGACGTCTACAAG GTGGAGACCATTGGGGACGCCTACATGGTGGTGTCGGGGCTGCCGGTGCGCAACGGGAAGCTGCACGCGCGGGAGGTCGCTCGCATGGCCCTGGCGCTGCTGGACGCCGTCCGCTCCTTCCGCATCCGCCACCGGCCGCAGCAGCAGCTCCGGCTGCGCATCGGCATCCACACGG GCCCCGTCTGCGCCGGCGTCGTGGGGCTCAAAATGCCCCGGTACTGCCTCTTCGGGGACACGGTGAACACGGCCTCGAGGATGGAGTCCAACGGCGAag CCCTGAAGATCCACATCTCAGCTGTGACCAAGGCGGTGCTGGAGGAGTTCGGCTGCTTCGAGCTGGAGCTGCGGGGGGATGTGGAGATGAag GGCAAGGGGAAGCTCAGGACCTACTGGCTGCTGGGGGAGCGCGGGGGGAGCACCCGGGGCTGA
- the NPR1 gene encoding atrial natriuretic peptide receptor 1 isoform X2: MLAVLAVLCGAVTAAAAETTGTAALTLAVVLPERNLTYPWAWPRVGPAVRLAAAAVNSRPDLLPGFTLRWVFGSSEDGHGVCSEMAAPLAAVDLQLAHHPAAFLGPGCVYTAAPVARFTSHWQLPLVTAGAEAHGFDDKQEQFGLTTRAGPSHRKLGELGVQLHRRFNWTRRALLVYWDEKVDDRPYFFAAEGLYVQLPTLRNLTVVDVVFRDSSNFSFIIQEIKHKGRVVYVCCAPETFRELMLQAEREGLTGGDFAFFYIDIFGASLQGNGFPEPQRPWHRGDRHDASARRAFEAVTIITYKEPENPEYRPFLARLKEEALAHFNFSMKDGLMNFIAAAFHDGVLLYAQAVNETLQRGGSITNATAITRQMWNRTFYGVTGFLKIDENGDRESDYSLWDMDPARGDFQIVANYNGTTKKIQMVPGREIHWPGNAVPSDVPPCGFDSSDPLCGRANLSTLEVLSLVVSLILLAIAITSFFIYRKLRLEKELEAELWRIRWEDVQMSSLEKHLRSAGSRLTLSLGSNYGSLMTTDGQIQVYAKTAYYKGNLVAVKHLNRKRIELTRKVLFELKHMRDVQNEHLTRFIGACTDPPNICILTEYCPRGSLQDILENESITLDWMFRYSLTLDIVKGMQFLHNGVIVSHGNLKSSNCVVDSRFVLKITDYGLESFRVVPDGEDSHALFAKKLWTAPELLRMESPPARGTQKGDVYSFGIILQEIALRNGVFYVEGLDLSPKEIIERVKSGERPSFRPSASVGCHMEELGQLMQHCWAEDVLERPDFNQIKVQLRKFNRESSSNILDNLLSRMEQYANNLEELVEERTQAYLEEKRKAEALLYQILPHSVAEQLKRGETVQAEAFDSVTIYFSDIVGFTALSAESTPMQVVTLLNDLYTCFDAIIDNFDVYKVETIGDAYMVVSGLPVRNGKLHAREVARMALALLDAVRSFRIRHRPQQQLRLRIGIHTGPVCAGVVGLKMPRYCLFGDTVNTASRMESNGEALKIHISAVTKAVLEEFGCFELELRGDVEMKGKGKLRTYWLLGERGGSTRG, translated from the exons ATGCTGGCGGTGCTGGCCGTGCTCTGCGGCGCGGtgacggcggcggcggcggagacGACGGGAACAGCCGCGCTGACTTTAGCGGTGGTGTTGCCCGAACGCAACCTCACCTACCCGTGGGCTTGGCCACGCGTGGGACCGGCGGTCCGCttggccgccgccgccgtcaACTCCCGGCCCGATTTATTACCCGGCTTTACCCTCCGCTGGGTCTTCGGCAGCAGCGAGGATGGGCACGGGGTCTGCTCCGAGATGGCAGCGCCTTTGGCCGCCGTCGACCTGCAGCTCGCTCATCACCCCGCCGCCTTCCTGGGACCCGGGTGCGTTTACACGGCGGCGCCGGTCGCCCGGTTCACCAGCCACTGGCAGCTCCCGCTGGTGACGGCGGGTGCCGAAGCTCACGGCTTCGACGACAAGCAGGAGCAGTTCGGTTTGACCACCCGCGCCGGTCCCAGCCACCGCAAACTGGGCGAACTGGGTGTGCAGCTCCATCGCCGCTTCAACTGGACGCGCCGGGCTCTGCTGGTGTACTGGGATGAGAAGGTGGATGACCGGCCGTACTTCTTTGCCGCCGAGGGGCTGTACGTGCAGCTGCCCACCCTGCGCAACCTCACGGTCGTGGACGTCGTGTTCCGCGACAGCAGCAACTTCTCCTTCATCATCCAGGAGATCAAGCACAAGGGACGTG TCGTCTACGTGTGCTGCGCCCCGGAGACGTTCCGGGAGCTGATGCTGCAGGCGGAGCGCGAGGGGCTGACGGGCGGCGACTTCGCCTTCTTCTACATCGACATCTTCGGGGCCAGTCTGCAGGGCAACGGCTTCCCCGAGCCCCAGcggccctggcacaggggagATCGCCACGATGCCAGCGCCAGGAGAGCCTTCGAG GCCGTCACCATCATCACCTACAAGGAGCCCGAAAACCCCGAGTACCGGCCCTTCCTGGCACGGCTGAAGGAGGAGGCGCTCGCCCACTTCAACTTCTCCATGAAGGACGGCTTG ATGAACTTCATCGCTGCCGCCTTCCACGACGGGGTTCTGCTCTACGCTCAGGCCGTCAACGAGACGCTGCAGCGGGGCGGCTCCATCACCAACGCCACGGCCATCACCCGCCAGATGTGGAACCGAACCTTCTACG GTGTCACAGGCTTCCTGAAGATCGATGAGAACGGGGACCGGGAGAGCGATTACTCGCTGTGGGACATGGACCCGGCGCGGGGGGACTTCCAG ATCGTGGCCAACTACAACGGCACCACCAAGAAGATCCAGATGGTGCCAGGCCGTGAGATCCACTGGCCGGGGAACGCGGTTCCGTCCGACGTCCCTCCCTGTGGCTTCGACAGCAGCGACCCGCTGTGCGGCAGAG CCAACCTGTCCACCCTGGAGGTCCTGTCCCTCGTGGTCAGCCTGATCCTCCTGGCCATCGCCATCACCTCCTTCTTCATCTACAG GAAGCTGCGGCtggagaaggagctggaggCCGAGCTGTGGCGGATCCGCTGGGAGGACGTGCAGATGAGCAGCCTGGAGAAGCACCTCCGGAGCGCTGGCAGCAGGCTCACCCTGTCCCTG GGCTCCAACTACGGCTCGCTGATGACCACGGACGGGCAGATCCAGGTCTACGCCAAGACGGCGTATTACAAG GGTAACCTCGTGGCGGTGAAGCACCTGAACCGCAAGCGCATCGAGCTGACGCGTAAGGTCTTGTTCGAGCTGAAGCAC ATGAGGGATGTCCAAAATGAGCATCTGACCCGCTTCATCGGAGCCTGCACCGACCCCCCCAACATCTGCATCCTCACGGAGTATTGTCCACGTGGCAGCCTGCAG gacaTCTTGGAGAACGAGAGCATCACTCTGGACTGGATGTTTCGCTATTCCCTCACCCTTGACATCGTCAAG GGGATGCAGTTCCTACACAATGGGGTGATTGTCTCCCATGGGAACCTCAAGTCCTCCAACTGCGTGGTGGACAGTCGCTTTGTGCTGAAGATCACGGACTATGGGCTCGAGAGCTTCCGTGTGGTCCCCGATGGAGAGGACTCCCACGCTCTCTTCGCCA agaagctgtggacagcacctgagctgctgaggaTGGAGTCCCCACCAGCCCGTGGCACGCAGAAGGGTGACGTGTACAGCTTCGGCATCATCCTCCAAGAGATCGCCCTGCGCAACGGCGTCTTCTACGTGGAGGGGCTGGACCTCAGCCCCAAAG AGATCATTGAGAGGGTGAAGAGTGGGGAGCGCCCCAGCTTCCGCCCCTCAGCCAGCGTGGGCTGTCACATGGAGGAGCTGGGCCAGCTgatgcagcactgctgggccgAGGACGTCCTGGAGCGCCCCGACTTCAACCAGATCAAGGTCCAGCTCCGCAAGTTCAACAG ggagagcagcagcaacatCCTGGACAACCTGCTGTCACGCATGGAGCAGTATGCCAACAACCTGGAGGAGCTGGTGGAGGAGAGGACCCAAGCCTACCTGGAGGAGAAGCGCAAGGCCGAGGCTCTCCTCTACCAGATCCTGCCCCA CTCGGTGGCAGAGCAGCTGAAGCGGGGGGAGACGGTGCAGGCAGAAGCTTTCGACAGCGTCACCATCTACTTCAGCGACATCGTGGGCTTCACGGCGCTGTCGGCCGAGAGCACCCCCATGCAGGTGGTGACGCTGCTCAACGACCTCTACACGTGTTTCGATGCCATCATCGACAACTTCGACGTCTACAAG GTGGAGACCATTGGGGACGCCTACATGGTGGTGTCGGGGCTGCCGGTGCGCAACGGGAAGCTGCACGCGCGGGAGGTCGCTCGCATGGCCCTGGCGCTGCTGGACGCCGTCCGCTCCTTCCGCATCCGCCACCGGCCGCAGCAGCAGCTCCGGCTGCGCATCGGCATCCACACGG GCCCCGTCTGCGCCGGCGTCGTGGGGCTCAAAATGCCCCGGTACTGCCTCTTCGGGGACACGGTGAACACGGCCTCGAGGATGGAGTCCAACGGCGAag CCCTGAAGATCCACATCTCAGCTGTGACCAAGGCGGTGCTGGAGGAGTTCGGCTGCTTCGAGCTGGAGCTGCGGGGGGATGTGGAGATGAag GGCAAGGGGAAGCTCAGGACCTACTGGCTGCTGGGGGAGCGCGGGGGGAGCACCCGGGGCTGA